A window of Lentibacillus sp. Marseille-P4043 contains these coding sequences:
- a CDS encoding glycosyltransferase, with protein MKYDFIIISTADWNNPFWTNKQHIAKRLADRGHRVLYVDSIGLRRPSVNKRDVKRIFSKLKKFTQGFKKKQNNLWIWSPVVLPLHGNVFVRKLNFKLLELFLKRYSKKLKFNNIILWVYNPLTQSLIGKLNEKLSVYHCVDELAEQPGMPIQTLKSEESTLLEKVDLVYATSLNLYNLKRRFNKHTYYSPNVADFAHFNKAITDNFERPKEFKNISGPIVGFIGAISSYKLNFDLIESVAKMNPELNFIFIGQIGEGEPSTNIEKLTNIKNVFFLGPKDYRMLPRYLKEFDVCLLPNNLNEYTKNMFPMKFFEYLAAGKPVVMTPLDALKDYYDLCYVGHDSLSFSEAIQKAINEKDETIIQKRIQEAKKHDWESRINKMLRIVNEKVSELEI; from the coding sequence ATGAAATATGACTTTATAATAATATCAACAGCGGATTGGAATAATCCATTTTGGACAAATAAGCAGCATATTGCTAAAAGACTCGCTGATAGAGGTCATAGAGTTTTATATGTGGATTCAATAGGACTTAGACGTCCTTCTGTTAATAAAAGGGATGTAAAAAGAATATTCTCGAAGCTCAAGAAGTTCACGCAAGGATTTAAGAAAAAACAAAATAATCTTTGGATTTGGTCGCCTGTAGTTTTGCCATTACATGGAAACGTGTTTGTAAGAAAATTAAATTTTAAGTTATTAGAACTATTTCTGAAAAGATATTCTAAAAAATTGAAATTCAACAATATTATTTTATGGGTTTACAACCCATTAACACAATCATTAATTGGAAAATTAAATGAAAAATTGTCAGTATACCATTGTGTTGATGAATTGGCTGAACAACCAGGTATGCCAATTCAAACTTTAAAAAGTGAAGAATCTACACTACTAGAAAAAGTTGACTTAGTATATGCCACCTCACTAAATCTTTATAATTTAAAAAGAAGGTTTAATAAACATACCTATTATAGTCCTAATGTAGCAGACTTTGCCCATTTTAATAAAGCCATCACAGACAATTTTGAAAGACCAAAAGAATTTAAGAATATTTCTGGTCCTATAGTAGGATTCATTGGTGCAATCAGTAGTTATAAACTCAATTTTGATCTAATAGAGTCTGTAGCTAAAATGAATCCTGAATTAAATTTCATTTTTATAGGTCAAATAGGTGAAGGAGAGCCTAGTACTAATATTGAAAAGCTTACAAACATCAAAAATGTTTTCTTTTTAGGTCCAAAAGACTATAGAATGTTACCGAGATATCTAAAAGAATTTGATGTTTGTCTGTTACCAAACAATTTAAATGAGTATACAAAGAATATGTTCCCCATGAAATTTTTTGAGTACCTTGCCGCCGGGAAACCAGTGGTTATGACTCCTCTTGATGCATTAAAGGATTATTATGATTTATGTTATGTTGGTCATGATAGTTTATCCTTCTCTGAAGCAATTCAAAAAGCTATAAATGAAAAAGATGAAACGATCATTCAAAAAAGGATTCAAGAGGCTAAAAAGCATGATTGGGAGTCAAGAATTAATAAAATGTTAAGAATAGTTAATGAAAAAGTGTCAGAATTGGAGATTTAA
- a CDS encoding glycosyltransferase family 4 protein: MDIAIVVRSFHNNGGISKHSVELAEFLVKKHNVHVVTNYWDESLDIVKKITMHKVNKPKKNLIMDFLLFIIYSTLYLIKNRSKFDLIVSNGCGTTLVHDILVEHSFHSGWINYKIKHQKGIKSKLWFLNPMHSINLIVENINYRKAKFVVAISNVVKDQVLKKYNIKSDNIKVIYNGVNCRQFITENKTYNRHKLIRELGLNDNDKILLFIGWELERKGFGTIIKALDTIKRDDIKLLVVGSDANSRIKSIIESKGLKNHVMFLGKRNNTDYYYSAADLFVFPTYYEAFGLVILESLACGTPVITSKIAGAAELITHQKEGLLLNDPSNASELTEQLLHVVDDSQGIYRMGQNGRKLAEEYDWNKVCAQYEETLLKTWERMKVE, translated from the coding sequence ATGGATATTGCGATTGTAGTAAGGTCTTTTCATAATAATGGTGGTATTTCAAAGCATTCTGTAGAATTAGCTGAATTTCTGGTAAAAAAACATAATGTTCACGTGGTAACAAACTATTGGGATGAATCACTAGATATTGTAAAGAAAATAACAATGCACAAAGTAAATAAACCTAAGAAAAATTTGATAATGGATTTTCTTTTATTTATTATTTATTCAACGCTATATCTAATTAAGAATAGGTCAAAGTTTGATTTGATTGTCTCAAATGGCTGCGGCACGACTTTAGTACATGATATTCTTGTAGAGCATAGCTTTCACAGTGGCTGGATAAATTACAAGATTAAACATCAAAAAGGCATAAAAAGTAAACTATGGTTTTTGAATCCAATGCATTCAATTAATTTAATTGTAGAAAATATAAATTATCGTAAGGCAAAATTTGTAGTTGCTATTTCAAATGTAGTAAAAGATCAAGTTTTAAAAAAGTATAATATTAAGTCTGATAACATAAAGGTCATTTATAACGGGGTTAATTGCAGGCAATTTATAACGGAAAATAAAACTTATAACAGACATAAATTAATACGTGAATTAGGGTTGAATGATAATGATAAAATATTGTTGTTTATAGGCTGGGAATTAGAAAGAAAAGGGTTTGGAACAATTATAAAGGCTTTAGATACAATCAAAAGAGATGATATAAAACTGTTAGTAGTGGGGAGCGATGCCAATAGTCGTATAAAGTCGATTATTGAAAGCAAAGGTCTTAAAAATCATGTGATGTTTTTAGGTAAAAGAAATAATACTGACTATTATTATTCTGCTGCTGATTTATTTGTATTTCCAACTTATTATGAAGCTTTTGGTTTAGTTATTTTGGAATCATTAGCTTGTGGTACGCCTGTAATTACTAGTAAAATAGCCGGAGCAGCTGAATTGATTACTCATCAGAAAGAAGGATTATTATTGAATGATCCAAGTAATGCTTCGGAGTTGACAGAACAGTTACTTCATGTAGTCGATGATTCCCAAGGGATCTATAGAATGGGGCAGAATGGAAGAAAACTTGCTGAAGAATATGATTGGAATAAGGTATGTGCTCAATATGAAGAAACGTTATTAAAAACATGGGAGAGAATGAAAGTTGAATAA
- a CDS encoding glycosyltransferase family 4 protein translates to MKVAIVHDWLVTYAGAEKVLEEILNIYPDADLFSLVDFIDSKSRGFIKNKKVNTSFIQKLPFARKKYRNYLPLMPLAIEQLDVSKYDVIISSSHAVAKGIITGPDQLHISYVHSPIRYAWDLQHQYLKESKMGKGLKGAITRLILHKIRNWDYRTSNGVDYFLSNSDFIGRRVWKVYRRKSKTIYPPVDVSAFSLHEQKENFYFTASRMVPYKKIDIIVDAFSRMPDKELVVIGDGPDFKKIMSKASSNVTLLGYQSFKVLKDHMQRAKAFVFAAEEDFGITPVEAQACGTPVIAFGKGGSRETVSGLNENNKPTGVFFHEQTSDAIIKAVNKFEENQSMISLMDCRENAIRFSPERFRNELKTFVESRFDKYNSK, encoded by the coding sequence ATGAAAGTAGCTATTGTACATGATTGGTTAGTTACATACGCAGGAGCAGAAAAAGTACTGGAAGAAATATTAAATATTTATCCTGACGCGGATTTGTTTAGCCTTGTTGATTTTATAGATAGCAAGAGTAGAGGTTTTATAAAGAATAAAAAAGTTAATACATCCTTTATACAAAAGCTACCATTTGCTAGGAAGAAATATAGAAACTATTTACCACTCATGCCATTGGCTATTGAACAGTTAGATGTATCGAAATATGATGTAATTATATCAAGTTCACACGCGGTTGCAAAGGGCATCATCACAGGTCCAGATCAACTACACATATCATATGTACATTCGCCAATTCGATATGCATGGGATTTACAACATCAGTATTTAAAAGAATCGAAAATGGGTAAAGGTTTAAAAGGTGCGATTACAAGGCTTATTTTACACAAGATCCGAAATTGGGATTACAGGACTTCTAATGGAGTGGATTACTTTTTGTCTAATTCTGATTTTATAGGTAGAAGAGTTTGGAAGGTGTATCGGCGAAAATCGAAAACGATATATCCTCCAGTAGATGTATCTGCCTTTTCTTTACATGAGCAAAAAGAAAATTTTTATTTTACTGCATCAAGGATGGTACCATATAAAAAAATTGATATTATCGTAGATGCATTTTCGAGGATGCCGGATAAAGAATTGGTTGTGATCGGCGATGGGCCGGATTTCAAAAAAATAATGAGTAAGGCGAGTTCTAATGTAACATTACTTGGGTATCAGTCTTTTAAAGTACTTAAGGATCATATGCAACGTGCCAAGGCCTTTGTTTTTGCAGCTGAAGAAGATTTTGGAATTACTCCTGTTGAAGCGCAAGCCTGTGGAACCCCAGTTATAGCGTTTGGAAAAGGTGGTTCCAGGGAAACAGTAAGCGGTTTAAATGAAAATAATAAACCTACAGGAGTGTTTTTTCATGAACAAACATCGGATGCAATTATAAAGGCGGTTAACAAATTTGAAGAAAACCAATCTATGATATCTTTGATGGA
- the murJ gene encoding murein biosynthesis integral membrane protein MurJ, whose amino-acid sequence MNKKNWISFLILFIGNFISKALGLVRELLIAFLFGTSSVADAIRIAQHVFLVPLSMLSSEASSSSFIPQYRKYLKQNDKESAQSLYSLILIIFVFFSLIFTVIALLYTEDIILLFVSDVSNEVLEYSKVIFIPMTLCTIFYTLSILFIWKLQADDNFYLLSARPIVQNLSFILFMIISSFLFMPSLIGWGFSFAYIIIVIFSLIMYRDSLKPIIKINEGRILLGNFFKEYKYLILVVLIFQGLFVLERYFASAIGEGAIAALDYAKFAVESPHFMIGVPIATIALNYFSGSKLNEHGQVTIQLSKVLALILLPIGIMLLPFSEILMKLLYLRGEFDQTSLELTQIGFKGYILGLWAMSGSLVLQKIYNASLNSKKLIGYLLISFVISIVSNVLLINKLGLFGIGFSTSLFYATYLLLMIFGLGVFKNVYKYFVVGIVSSIFLYLSYITFDNLIIFILGFLIYYVIVCVKFKFVFRQLLIKIKKKY is encoded by the coding sequence TTGAATAAGAAAAATTGGATTTCTTTCCTAATCCTTTTTATAGGTAATTTTATTAGTAAAGCTTTGGGACTAGTAAGAGAGTTATTGATTGCTTTTTTATTTGGAACATCTTCAGTTGCTGATGCCATAAGGATTGCTCAACACGTATTTCTAGTGCCTTTAAGTATGCTCTCGAGCGAAGCAAGTTCAAGTTCATTTATTCCACAGTATAGAAAATATTTGAAACAAAATGATAAAGAATCGGCCCAATCATTATATAGTTTAATTCTTATTATATTTGTGTTTTTTTCTTTGATTTTCACAGTTATAGCTTTGTTATATACTGAGGATATAATATTACTTTTTGTCTCAGATGTTTCCAATGAAGTATTAGAGTATTCTAAGGTAATTTTTATACCAATGACGTTATGCACAATATTTTATACATTATCTATATTGTTTATATGGAAATTACAAGCAGATGATAACTTTTATTTGCTATCCGCTAGACCGATAGTACAAAACTTATCCTTTATTTTGTTTATGATCATTAGTTCTTTTCTATTTATGCCTTCTTTAATTGGATGGGGCTTTTCGTTTGCATATATTATTATCGTTATATTTTCATTGATTATGTATAGGGACTCCTTAAAACCTATTATAAAAATAAATGAAGGTAGAATTTTATTAGGTAATTTTTTCAAGGAATATAAGTATCTAATTTTAGTAGTTTTAATATTTCAGGGGTTATTTGTTCTGGAAAGATATTTTGCTTCGGCAATTGGAGAAGGTGCTATAGCTGCTTTAGATTATGCCAAATTTGCTGTGGAATCTCCACATTTTATGATTGGTGTACCAATTGCAACCATAGCACTTAATTATTTTTCCGGTTCAAAATTAAATGAACATGGTCAAGTAACCATCCAATTAAGTAAGGTTTTGGCATTAATTCTATTACCAATTGGAATAATGTTACTTCCGTTTTCTGAGATATTAATGAAATTGCTGTATTTAAGGGGAGAGTTTGACCAAACTTCTCTTGAATTAACTCAAATTGGTTTTAAGGGATATATACTTGGTTTGTGGGCAATGTCAGGTTCTTTAGTTTTACAGAAAATTTATAATGCTAGTCTAAATAGTAAAAAGTTAATTGGATATTTACTTATAAGTTTTGTAATAAGTATTGTTAGCAATGTTTTACTAATTAATAAATTAGGATTGTTTGGTATAGGTTTTTCAACAAGTTTGTTTTATGCTACTTATTTACTTTTAATGATTTTTGGTTTAGGTGTTTTTAAAAATGTGTATAAATATTTTGTGGTCGGAATTGTAAGTAGTATATTTTTATATTTATCCTATATTACCTTTGACAATTTGATAATATTCATCTTAGGTTTTTTAATTTACTACGTTATTGTTTGTGTGAAATTCAAATTTGTTTTTCGACAACTACTTATTAAAATAAAAAAGAAATATTAG